One Ahaetulla prasina isolate Xishuangbanna chromosome 17, ASM2864084v1, whole genome shotgun sequence genomic window carries:
- the BGLAP gene encoding osteocalcin: MNALLLATLCALAALGLAHTGAAQSRSVDEPPKSEAFVSKRVGAEIVKRLKRNYNSGYDAAGAAPQVAVNPLEAQREVCELSPACDELADHIGFQEAYRQFYGPV; encoded by the exons ATGAACGCCCTTCTGCTGGCCACCCTCTGCGCCCTGGCCGCGCTCGGTCTCGCCCATACAG GGGCCGCGCAGTCCCGGAGTGTCGACGAGCCGCCCAAGTCGGAAG CTTTTGTCTCCAAGCGTGTGGGGGCTGAAATCGTGAAGCGACTGAAGAGGAACTACAACAG TGGCTACGATGCTGCTGGGGCTGCCCCCCAAGTGGCCGTGAACCCCCTGGAGGCCCAGCGGGAGGTCTGCGAGCTCAGCCCCGCTTGTGACGAGTTGGCCGACCACATCGGCTTCCAAGAAGCTTATCGGCAGTTCTACGGGCCCGTCTAG